A genomic segment from Microbacterium sp. SORGH_AS_0428 encodes:
- a CDS encoding bifunctional 3'-5' exonuclease/DNA polymerase produces the protein MTGREAASSSWRIVATDGVREVSPDAPTPTRWVWADTAASYPAILAAGERVARAWDVRLARRILRHSPLSPASVPWTATDRWDLAPTVADSGEALFAFDEVPAFGLDEVEAEWRAQRAAIAASRDPGRLMLLVTAESAGALVAAEMHAAGLPWHRATHERILVDTLGRRPAAGGAPDRMREVGERVRAALGDASLSLDSPPRVLRALHRAGLTVGSTSKWELAHIEHPVVEPLLEYKKLARLYTANGWAWLDEWVRADRFRPVYVPAGVVTGRWASSGGGALQIPRQLRPAVRPDPGWVIVDADVAQLEPRVLAAMARDTRMAEAARGRDLYEGIVATGAVATREEAKYAMLGAMYGATTGDSGRLVPRLRQTFPTAMALVDAAAVAGEDGRGVATWLGRGTPDAEASWLALQARASEADVEPGVREGALRAARERGRFTRNFVVQGTAAEWALCWLAEIRRRLDALPSSAGALAAASGPVFADRAHLVFFLHDEVMVHAPGELADAVVQAVTEAAEAAGRLLFGTFPIDFPLDVEVIRHEPEDAGRPR, from the coding sequence ATGACCGGCCGCGAAGCCGCGTCGTCGTCCTGGCGCATCGTCGCCACGGACGGCGTCCGTGAGGTTTCCCCAGACGCGCCGACACCCACCCGCTGGGTGTGGGCCGACACCGCCGCGAGTTACCCCGCGATCCTCGCGGCGGGGGAGCGGGTCGCGCGCGCGTGGGATGTGCGGCTCGCGCGCCGCATCCTGCGCCACAGTCCGCTGAGTCCCGCGAGTGTGCCGTGGACCGCGACTGACAGGTGGGATCTCGCTCCGACCGTCGCGGACAGCGGCGAGGCGTTGTTCGCGTTCGACGAGGTACCCGCCTTCGGTCTCGATGAGGTCGAGGCCGAGTGGCGCGCCCAGAGGGCGGCGATCGCGGCTTCCCGCGACCCGGGACGATTGATGCTGCTCGTCACGGCGGAGTCGGCCGGTGCACTGGTTGCCGCTGAGATGCACGCGGCGGGGCTGCCGTGGCATCGTGCGACCCACGAACGGATCCTCGTCGATACGCTCGGCCGCCGCCCCGCGGCAGGCGGTGCGCCCGACCGCATGCGTGAGGTGGGCGAACGGGTGCGTGCGGCGCTCGGCGACGCGTCGCTGTCGCTGGATTCTCCGCCGCGGGTGCTGCGCGCGCTGCATCGGGCCGGGCTGACCGTCGGCTCGACGAGCAAATGGGAGCTCGCGCACATCGAGCATCCGGTGGTGGAGCCGCTTCTGGAGTACAAGAAGCTCGCACGGCTGTACACGGCCAACGGGTGGGCCTGGCTCGACGAGTGGGTGCGGGCCGATCGCTTTCGACCCGTGTACGTGCCGGCAGGTGTCGTGACAGGTCGATGGGCATCGAGCGGCGGGGGAGCGCTGCAGATTCCGCGGCAGCTGCGCCCGGCCGTACGCCCCGATCCGGGATGGGTCATCGTGGATGCGGATGTGGCCCAGCTCGAGCCACGGGTGCTCGCCGCGATGGCGCGCGACACGCGGATGGCGGAGGCGGCGCGCGGACGGGATCTGTACGAGGGGATCGTCGCGACCGGCGCGGTCGCGACCCGCGAGGAGGCCAAGTACGCGATGCTCGGCGCGATGTACGGCGCGACCACGGGCGACAGCGGACGCCTCGTGCCGCGCCTGCGCCAGACCTTCCCGACGGCCATGGCGCTCGTAGACGCTGCCGCCGTCGCGGGAGAGGACGGCCGGGGCGTCGCCACCTGGCTCGGGCGCGGCACGCCCGACGCGGAGGCGTCATGGCTCGCTCTGCAGGCGCGCGCGAGCGAAGCGGATGTGGAGCCGGGTGTGCGCGAGGGCGCGCTGCGCGCGGCCCGTGAACGCGGCCGCTTCACGAGGAACTTCGTCGTGCAGGGCACGGCGGCCGAGTGGGCGTTGTGCTGGCTTGCCGAGATTCGGCGGCGTCTGGACGCGCTGCCTTCCTCGGCCGGAGCGCTCGCAGCCGCATCCGGACCGGTGTTCGCGGATCGCGCGCATCTCGTGTTCTTCCTCCACGACGAGGTGATGGTGCACGCCCCGGGGGAACTGGCCGATGCGGTCGTGCAGGCGGTGACCGAGGCCGCCGAGGCGGCCGGGCGTCTGCTGTTCGGCACGTTTCCGATCGACTTCCCGCTGGATGTGGAGGTCATCCGCCACGAACCGGAGGATGCCGGCCGCCCCCGGTAG
- a CDS encoding C4-type zinc ribbon domain-containing protein, which yields MNAAHADQLRLLDLADIDARRAQADHARRNPPQAARIGELVKAKQQLAQELAARQNVVDDVTVELRRVEGDVALVVARRQRDEQLLQKTASAKDAVGLERELASLIRRQNELEETQLELMERLEAAEAAVVEQQQLVAGNNDEGSRLSAEAKETVEAASALEQQLGRDRAAVADSVPEQLLALYEKLATRSAGAALFQARTCGGCHMVLSGTDLAALRQVADDVVATCPECGCILVRTAELGL from the coding sequence GTGAACGCTGCCCACGCTGACCAGTTGCGCCTGTTGGATCTCGCCGACATCGACGCCCGCCGCGCGCAGGCCGATCACGCCCGACGCAATCCTCCGCAGGCTGCGCGCATCGGTGAGCTCGTGAAGGCCAAGCAGCAGCTCGCCCAGGAGCTCGCCGCACGCCAGAACGTCGTCGACGATGTCACCGTGGAACTGCGACGCGTGGAGGGTGATGTGGCGCTGGTCGTCGCGCGTCGTCAGCGTGACGAGCAGCTTCTGCAGAAGACCGCGAGCGCCAAGGACGCCGTCGGCCTCGAGCGGGAGCTGGCGTCGCTGATCCGTCGTCAGAACGAGCTCGAGGAGACGCAGCTCGAGCTCATGGAGCGTCTCGAAGCCGCGGAGGCTGCCGTGGTGGAGCAGCAGCAGCTCGTGGCCGGGAACAACGACGAGGGATCGCGCCTCTCCGCGGAGGCGAAGGAGACCGTGGAGGCCGCGTCCGCTCTTGAGCAGCAGCTCGGCCGCGACCGCGCGGCCGTCGCCGATTCCGTTCCGGAGCAGCTCCTCGCGCTGTACGAGAAGCTGGCGACCCGCTCGGCTGGTGCGGCGCTGTTCCAGGCCCGTACCTGCGGCGGCTGCCACATGGTGCTCTCCGGCACCGACCTCGCGGCCCTGCGGCAGGTGGCCGACGACGTCGTGGCGACATGCCCGGAGTGCGGCTGCATCCTCGTGCGCACCGCCGAGTTGGGGTTGTGA
- a CDS encoding ABC transporter ATP-binding protein, with product MSTAVATDRVHPDAGAPASRLRFDGLGRTFGTHVVLEGIDLTVEPGELVAILGASGSGKSTLLRIAGGLDRASDGAVSIDGEPVAAHDARVAIGFQEPRLLPWRSVSENIALGLPSGLSRDERSQRIGSLLELIGLTAFANHRPREISGGMAQRTSLARALARRPGVLLLDEPFGALDALTRLKMQDLLLSILDEAPTTTLLVTHDVDEALQVADRVIVLGVETGSAGARIQRLVTVPGSRPRDRGSAELAELRADLLGALGIDRHAH from the coding sequence ATGAGCACCGCCGTCGCCACGGACCGCGTCCACCCGGATGCGGGAGCGCCCGCATCCCGTCTGCGTTTCGACGGCCTTGGTCGCACCTTCGGCACGCACGTCGTGCTCGAGGGGATCGATCTCACGGTCGAGCCGGGCGAGCTGGTCGCGATTCTGGGTGCCTCCGGCTCGGGCAAGTCGACGCTGCTGCGCATCGCCGGGGGGCTCGACCGCGCGAGCGACGGGGCGGTGTCGATCGACGGCGAGCCCGTGGCGGCGCACGACGCCCGCGTCGCCATCGGCTTCCAGGAGCCGCGCCTGCTGCCGTGGCGATCGGTGTCGGAGAACATCGCGCTGGGGCTGCCTTCCGGTCTCTCCCGCGACGAACGTTCGCAGCGCATCGGATCGCTGCTCGAGCTCATCGGACTCACCGCCTTCGCGAACCACCGTCCCCGCGAGATCTCGGGGGGAATGGCGCAGCGAACCTCGCTCGCCCGCGCGCTCGCGCGGCGGCCCGGCGTGCTCCTGCTCGACGAGCCGTTCGGAGCCCTCGATGCGCTCACGCGGCTCAAGATGCAGGATCTTCTGCTCTCGATCCTCGACGAAGCGCCGACGACCACGCTTCTGGTCACGCACGACGTCGATGAGGCCCTCCAGGTCGCCGACCGGGTCATCGTGCTCGGAGTCGAGACGGGTTCGGCGGGCGCCCGCATCCAGCGCCTGGTGACGGTTCCTGGAAGCCGGCCGCGCGATCGCGGCTCAGCGGAGCTCGCTGAGCTCCGCGCCGATCTCCTCGGCGCGCTCGGCATCGATCGCCACGCGCACTGA
- a CDS encoding aliphatic sulfonate ABC transporter substrate-binding protein, giving the protein MSRSRRFLGAFAGFAVAAVVLSGCVAGEDAPAPAGSDAAASDVTIKLDWATYNPLSLIIKDQGWLEADGYNVEWVQSLGSSKANEALRAGAIDFGSTAGSAALLARANGVPQQIVDVVAQPEWSALVVPADSDITSVADLKGKSVAAALGTDPYFFLVQALEAEGLSIDDVTVQNLIHADGWAALQGGSVQAWAGLDPIMASAEASGAKLLYRNLDFNSYSVLNATESIIKDHPEIVQVVVDAYERARAWALENPDKTAQILADAAAIDPTVAQKVIDEREGLDVDPVPGSALAVVLAPIGAIQVSLGDVTSQDKVDTALDTLFAPQFAEKAKG; this is encoded by the coding sequence ATGTCCCGCTCACGCCGTTTCCTCGGTGCCTTCGCCGGCTTCGCCGTCGCCGCCGTCGTCCTTTCGGGCTGCGTCGCCGGGGAGGACGCTCCCGCTCCCGCGGGCAGCGACGCCGCCGCATCCGACGTCACCATCAAGCTCGACTGGGCCACCTACAACCCGCTCAGCCTCATCATCAAGGACCAGGGGTGGCTCGAGGCCGACGGCTACAACGTCGAGTGGGTGCAGTCGCTGGGTTCGTCGAAGGCCAACGAGGCGCTGCGCGCCGGGGCCATCGACTTCGGGTCCACGGCCGGCTCCGCCGCGCTCCTCGCTCGTGCCAACGGCGTTCCGCAGCAGATCGTGGATGTCGTCGCGCAGCCCGAGTGGTCGGCGCTCGTCGTTCCCGCAGACTCCGACATCACCTCGGTGGCCGATCTGAAGGGCAAGTCGGTCGCCGCCGCCCTCGGCACCGACCCGTACTTCTTCCTCGTGCAGGCACTCGAGGCAGAGGGCCTGTCGATCGACGACGTCACCGTGCAGAACCTCATCCACGCCGACGGCTGGGCGGCGCTCCAGGGCGGCTCCGTGCAGGCGTGGGCGGGCCTGGACCCGATCATGGCCTCGGCGGAGGCCAGCGGCGCGAAGCTCCTGTACCGCAACCTCGACTTCAACTCGTACAGCGTGTTGAACGCCACCGAGTCGATCATCAAGGACCACCCCGAGATCGTGCAGGTCGTCGTCGACGCCTACGAGCGTGCGCGCGCCTGGGCGCTGGAGAACCCCGACAAGACCGCGCAGATCCTCGCCGACGCCGCCGCGATCGACCCCACCGTCGCGCAGAAGGTCATCGACGAGCGCGAGGGCCTCGATGTCGATCCCGTGCCCGGCTCCGCGCTGGCAGTCGTGCTCGCGCCCATCGGCGCGATCCAGGTCTCGCTGGGCGATGTGACCTCGCAGGACAAGGTGGACACGGCGCTGGACACCCTGTTCGCGCCGCAGTTCGCCGAGAAGGCCAAGGGCTGA
- a CDS encoding ABC transporter permease, with the protein MSTTGTAPRAGQTASARGPLSRRGVRALLGWVVPVALVALWFLLTNPAAPIVPGYKFPSPEAVVTAGVDLAQRGELWQFIAISVQRVIIGFSVGALLGISLGGLIGLSRFWDALLSPTLGVIRAVPSLAWVPLLIVWFQVGEQSKIILIAIGAFFPVFTTVSLALRHVDAQLVEMGRSFGYTGLRLFFTVQLPAVLPALFSGLRLALVQAWLFLVAAELLGASMGLGFLLLRGQNTGRVDQIVLAIILLAVFGKLTDSLLALVQRWAVRRWG; encoded by the coding sequence ATGAGCACGACCGGTACCGCCCCTCGCGCCGGGCAGACCGCATCCGCACGCGGACCGCTGTCGCGACGCGGTGTGCGCGCCCTTCTGGGCTGGGTGGTGCCGGTCGCGCTCGTCGCGCTGTGGTTCCTTCTCACCAACCCCGCAGCACCCATCGTCCCGGGGTACAAGTTCCCGAGCCCCGAGGCGGTCGTAACCGCGGGTGTGGATCTCGCCCAGCGGGGAGAGCTCTGGCAGTTCATCGCGATCTCCGTCCAGCGCGTGATCATCGGGTTCAGCGTCGGCGCACTGCTCGGCATCTCTCTCGGCGGTCTCATCGGCCTGTCGCGGTTCTGGGACGCGCTGCTCTCCCCCACGCTCGGCGTGATCCGAGCCGTTCCCAGCCTCGCGTGGGTGCCCCTGCTGATCGTGTGGTTCCAGGTCGGCGAGCAGTCGAAGATCATCCTCATCGCGATCGGCGCGTTCTTCCCCGTGTTCACCACGGTCTCGCTCGCGCTGCGTCACGTCGATGCGCAACTGGTCGAGATGGGCCGCTCCTTCGGCTACACCGGCCTGCGCCTGTTCTTCACGGTGCAGCTGCCCGCGGTTCTGCCCGCGCTCTTCTCCGGGCTGCGCCTGGCGCTCGTGCAGGCGTGGCTCTTCCTCGTCGCCGCCGAGCTCCTCGGCGCATCCATGGGGCTCGGATTCCTGCTGCTGCGCGGCCAGAACACGGGACGCGTCGACCAGATCGTGCTGGCGATCATCCTGCTCGCGGTGTTCGGCAAGCTCACCGACTCCCTGCTCGCTCTCGTGCAGCGCTGGGCCGTGCGCCGCTGGGGCTGA
- a CDS encoding PKD domain-containing protein, with translation MDLLYEQIPQDEPSEDIPAVTVADLAAFTPQQPSFAAEPAGLGVAGLPTNVIAGASEHTVAGTLFGRPVIVRFSPVGFRFDYGDGATSTSSTGGASWAALGQAQFTPTATSHTFTSPGEYTVTVSVAYAALVDFGVTTRAVNGTVVADAAPQTLRVLEARTALVDKTCAQNPRGPGC, from the coding sequence ATGGATCTGCTCTACGAACAGATCCCGCAGGACGAGCCCAGCGAAGACATCCCCGCTGTCACAGTCGCCGATCTCGCGGCGTTCACTCCGCAGCAGCCGTCCTTCGCCGCCGAGCCCGCGGGGCTCGGCGTGGCGGGGCTGCCCACCAACGTGATCGCGGGAGCGTCCGAGCACACGGTCGCCGGCACCCTGTTCGGACGCCCGGTCATCGTTCGCTTCAGCCCTGTCGGATTCCGGTTCGACTATGGCGACGGAGCGACGAGCACCTCCTCGACCGGCGGCGCGTCGTGGGCCGCCCTGGGACAAGCGCAGTTCACGCCGACCGCCACGAGCCATACCTTCACCTCGCCCGGGGAGTACACCGTCACCGTGAGCGTGGCCTACGCGGCCCTCGTCGACTTCGGCGTCACGACGCGAGCGGTCAATGGCACCGTGGTCGCGGATGCGGCGCCGCAGACGTTGCGCGTCCTCGAAGCTCGCACGGCCCTCGTCGACAAGACCTGCGCACAGAACCCGCGCGGCCCCGGCTGCTGA
- the aceE gene encoding pyruvate dehydrogenase (acetyl-transferring), homodimeric type: MTVNQQDPYSQGPLDSDPEETAEWRESLEQLVQAKGRGRGREIMLSLLQDSRELHLGVPMVPTTDYINTIAPENEPDFPGDEEIERRYRAWIRWNAAMTVHRAQRPGIGVGGHISTYASSAALYEVGFNHFFRGLDDPHGGDQVFFQGHASPGMYARSFLEGRLSEQQLDGFRQEKSAAPLGLPSYPHPRLLPEYWQFPTVSMGLGPINAIYQAMTNKYLTNRGMKDLSDSHVWAFLGDGEMDEVESRGQLQVAANEGLDNLTFVVNCNLQRLDGPVRGNGKIIQELESFFRGAGWNVIKVIWGREWDSLLANDDQGALLNLMNVTPDGDFQTYKAENGAYIRENFFGRDERAAALVKDYTDDQIWNLKRGGHDYRKVYAAFKAAVEHKGQPTVILAHTIKGYGLGPHFEGRNATHQMKKMTLDDLKHFRDAMHIPVSDAQLEENPYQPPYYNPGAQDETIQYMVERRRKLGGFLPERRTTHVGLELPDDKAYALPKKGSGTQEIATTMAFVRLLKDLLRVKGFGERIVPIIPDEARTFGMDAYFPTAKIYNPNGQNYTSVDRELLLAYKESPQGQIMHVGINEAGAMAAFTATSTAYATHGQPLIPVYIFYSMFGFQRTGDAQWAVGDQMGRGFIIGATAGRTTLTGEGLQHADGHSHLLASTNPATVSYDPAYGYEIAHIVRSGIDRMYGGNHPDPNVMYYITVYNEPIVQPAEPEGVDVDGIVRGIHRISEGSGDGHRAQILASGVGVPWALEAQKLLSEDWGVSADVWSVTSWSELRNDGLAAEEHNFLHPEAEPRTAYLTEKLRDAQGPVVGVSDFMHAVQDQIRQWVPGRYLTLGADGFGFSDTRAAARRFFKIDGPSIVVRTLQGLVDEGRLDRSVIGQAIEKYRLHDVNAGTSGNAGGES; the protein is encoded by the coding sequence GTGACTGTCAACCAACAGGATCCGTACTCGCAGGGCCCCCTCGACAGCGATCCGGAAGAGACCGCGGAATGGCGTGAGTCGCTGGAGCAGCTCGTCCAGGCCAAGGGCCGCGGGCGCGGTCGCGAGATCATGCTGAGCCTCCTTCAAGACTCGCGTGAACTTCACCTCGGTGTGCCGATGGTTCCCACCACCGACTACATCAACACGATCGCTCCCGAGAACGAGCCCGACTTCCCCGGCGACGAGGAGATCGAGCGCCGCTACCGCGCGTGGATCCGCTGGAACGCTGCCATGACCGTGCACCGCGCGCAGCGCCCGGGCATCGGCGTCGGCGGCCACATCTCGACGTACGCCTCCTCGGCAGCGCTCTACGAGGTCGGCTTCAACCACTTCTTCCGCGGGCTCGACGACCCCCACGGCGGAGACCAGGTCTTCTTCCAGGGCCACGCCTCCCCCGGCATGTACGCGCGCTCGTTCCTCGAGGGTCGCCTCAGCGAGCAGCAGCTCGACGGCTTCCGCCAGGAGAAGTCGGCAGCTCCCCTCGGGCTCCCCTCGTATCCGCACCCGCGCCTGCTGCCCGAGTACTGGCAGTTCCCCACCGTCTCGATGGGTCTCGGACCCATCAACGCCATCTACCAGGCGATGACGAACAAGTACCTCACCAACCGCGGCATGAAGGATCTGTCCGACTCGCACGTCTGGGCGTTCCTCGGCGACGGTGAGATGGATGAGGTCGAGAGCCGCGGTCAGCTCCAGGTCGCCGCGAACGAGGGTCTGGACAACCTGACCTTCGTCGTCAACTGCAACCTGCAGCGCCTCGACGGCCCCGTCCGCGGCAACGGCAAGATCATCCAGGAGCTGGAGAGCTTCTTCCGCGGCGCAGGCTGGAACGTCATCAAGGTCATCTGGGGCCGCGAGTGGGACTCGCTGCTCGCCAACGATGACCAAGGCGCGCTGCTCAACCTCATGAACGTCACCCCCGACGGTGACTTCCAGACGTACAAGGCCGAGAACGGCGCGTACATCCGCGAGAACTTCTTCGGCCGCGACGAGCGCGCCGCCGCCCTGGTCAAGGACTACACCGACGACCAGATCTGGAACCTCAAGCGCGGCGGCCACGACTACCGCAAGGTCTACGCGGCGTTCAAGGCGGCTGTCGAGCACAAGGGGCAGCCGACCGTCATCCTCGCCCACACCATCAAGGGCTACGGCCTGGGTCCGCACTTCGAGGGCCGCAACGCGACCCACCAGATGAAGAAGATGACCCTCGACGACCTGAAGCACTTCCGCGACGCGATGCACATTCCGGTCTCGGACGCGCAGCTCGAGGAGAACCCCTACCAGCCTCCGTACTACAACCCCGGAGCGCAGGACGAGACGATCCAGTACATGGTGGAGCGTCGCCGCAAGCTCGGCGGATTCCTGCCCGAGCGCCGCACCACGCACGTCGGCCTCGAACTGCCGGACGACAAGGCGTATGCGCTGCCGAAGAAGGGTTCGGGAACGCAGGAGATCGCGACGACCATGGCGTTCGTCCGGCTTCTGAAGGACCTGCTGCGGGTCAAGGGATTCGGCGAGCGGATCGTTCCGATCATCCCGGACGAGGCTCGCACGTTCGGTATGGACGCGTACTTCCCGACCGCGAAGATCTACAACCCGAACGGCCAGAACTACACCTCGGTCGACCGCGAGCTGCTCCTGGCCTACAAGGAGAGCCCGCAGGGCCAGATCATGCACGTCGGCATCAACGAGGCCGGCGCCATGGCGGCGTTCACCGCGACGAGCACCGCGTATGCGACGCATGGCCAGCCGCTCATCCCGGTCTACATCTTCTACTCGATGTTCGGCTTCCAGCGCACCGGCGACGCCCAGTGGGCCGTCGGCGACCAGATGGGTCGCGGCTTCATCATCGGCGCGACCGCCGGGCGCACGACGCTGACAGGTGAAGGACTCCAGCACGCCGACGGTCACTCGCACCTGCTCGCCTCGACGAACCCGGCAACCGTCTCCTACGACCCGGCCTACGGATACGAGATCGCCCACATCGTGCGCTCGGGCATCGACCGCATGTACGGCGGCAACCACCCCGACCCGAACGTCATGTACTACATCACGGTCTACAACGAGCCCATCGTGCAGCCGGCCGAGCCGGAGGGTGTCGACGTCGACGGCATCGTGCGCGGCATCCACCGCATCTCGGAGGGCTCCGGCGACGGACACCGCGCGCAGATCCTCGCCTCCGGCGTGGGTGTGCCGTGGGCGCTCGAGGCGCAGAAGCTGCTGAGCGAGGACTGGGGCGTGAGCGCCGACGTCTGGTCGGTGACGTCCTGGTCGGAGCTGCGCAACGACGGCCTCGCCGCCGAGGAGCACAACTTCCTCCACCCGGAGGCGGAACCGCGCACCGCGTACCTGACCGAGAAGCTGCGCGACGCGCAGGGTCCGGTGGTGGGTGTGAGCGACTTCATGCACGCCGTGCAGGACCAGATTCGTCAGTGGGTCCCCGGGCGCTACCTCACCCTGGGCGCCGACGGCTTCGGCTTCTCGGACACCCGCGCGGCCGCACGTCGCTTCTTCAAGATCGACGGTCCTTCGATCGTCGTGCGCACCCTGCAGGGCCTGGTGGATGAGGGACGCCTCGACCGCTCCGTCATCGGTCAGGCGATCGAGAAGTACCGTCTGCACGACGTGAACGCCGGAACGTCCGGCAACGCCGGCGGCGAGAGCTGA
- a CDS encoding CdaR family transcriptional regulator: MSRSPESSSDKTETLAWLRRISGDLATVTLKRLEDTLPWYADMPPARRSSVGLVAQAGITSFIQWYDDPTATPWIAADIFAAAPRELLRSVSLQQTLQLIRVTVEVTEERVAGRGEDLREAILLYSRELAFTAADVYARAAEARGLWDARLEALVVDSILTGEADEELPSRIAALGWHGHGEVSVLVGTTPPQFDVDQLRRMARKLGVDVLVGVQGSRLVLVIGRTDADHRAGGDEQSELPFPEIARRLEPGFGTGHLVLGPTVPALVDAGQSARAALAGFAVARAWRNAPRPVEADDLLPERALAGDPLAKHTLVERIYRPLKAHSSDLVTTLWSYLDNGRSLEATARELFVHPNTVRYRLKRVSDVIGWDATGPREALILQTALVLGAIGTDNTRRRAAGTRRPR; encoded by the coding sequence ATGAGCCGATCCCCGGAGTCGTCGTCGGACAAGACGGAGACACTCGCCTGGTTGCGACGCATCTCCGGGGATCTGGCCACGGTCACTCTCAAGCGCCTCGAGGACACGCTGCCCTGGTACGCGGACATGCCGCCGGCCAGGCGGTCGTCGGTGGGCCTCGTGGCACAGGCCGGCATCACCTCGTTCATCCAGTGGTACGACGATCCGACGGCGACACCGTGGATCGCGGCGGACATCTTCGCCGCGGCTCCCCGCGAGCTGCTGCGGTCGGTGAGTCTGCAGCAGACGCTGCAGCTCATCCGCGTCACCGTCGAGGTCACCGAGGAGCGCGTCGCGGGCCGCGGTGAGGACCTGCGCGAGGCGATCCTGCTCTACTCCCGCGAACTCGCCTTCACGGCCGCCGACGTCTACGCGCGTGCCGCAGAGGCGCGCGGGCTCTGGGACGCACGGCTCGAGGCTCTCGTGGTCGACTCGATCCTCACGGGCGAAGCCGACGAAGAGCTCCCGAGCCGCATCGCCGCGCTGGGCTGGCACGGGCACGGCGAGGTCTCCGTCCTCGTCGGTACGACCCCGCCCCAGTTCGACGTCGACCAGCTGCGGCGCATGGCGCGCAAGCTCGGCGTCGACGTCCTGGTGGGCGTGCAGGGATCCCGTCTCGTGCTCGTGATCGGCCGCACCGACGCCGACCACCGCGCCGGTGGCGACGAGCAGTCCGAGCTCCCCTTCCCCGAGATCGCGCGGCGCCTCGAGCCCGGCTTCGGCACCGGCCACCTCGTTCTCGGTCCGACGGTTCCCGCCCTCGTCGACGCGGGTCAGAGCGCCCGCGCCGCCCTCGCCGGCTTCGCCGTCGCCCGCGCCTGGCGCAACGCCCCCCGTCCGGTCGAGGCCGACGACCTGCTGCCCGAGCGCGCGCTCGCGGGCGATCCGCTCGCCAAGCACACGCTCGTCGAGCGCATCTACCGCCCCCTCAAGGCGCACAGCTCCGACCTCGTCACGACCCTGTGGAGCTACCTCGACAACGGCCGGTCGCTCGAGGCGACCGCACGTGAGCTCTTCGTTCATCCCAACACCGTCCGGTACCGGCTGAAGCGCGTGTCCGACGTCATCGGCTGGGATGCGACGGGGCCGCGCGAAGCGTTGATCCTCCAGACCGCCCTCGTACTGGGTGCCATCGGAACGGACAACACGCGCCGCCGCGCGGCCGGGACACGCCGCCCGCGCTGA
- a CDS encoding ACP S-malonyltransferase, translating to MIIGLFPGQGSQTPGFLSPWLELDGVAARLDELSEAAQVDLAAAGTEWDADAIRNTKVAQPLIVAASLISWHALVARAAGLPTGVAGHSVGEVAALAASGVIDDVSALRLVGVRGRAMADAAAQAETGMSAVLGGDEEAVLARLAELDLTPANYNGGGQIVAAGATRALAELAAEAPRGTRVVALQVAGAFHTRYMQPAVEALAAAAAELTASDPTLTLWTNKDGSTVTDGARALELLVGQVASPVRWDLDMAAFAEAGVTGLIEFAPAGTLTGLAKRGLRGVPAVAVKTPDDLDAAVALLSEENA from the coding sequence GTGATCATCGGTCTTTTCCCCGGGCAGGGCTCCCAGACGCCCGGGTTCCTCTCCCCGTGGCTGGAGCTGGACGGCGTCGCCGCCCGGCTCGACGAGCTTTCCGAAGCCGCACAGGTCGATCTCGCCGCGGCGGGCACCGAGTGGGACGCCGACGCGATCCGTAACACGAAAGTGGCGCAGCCGCTCATCGTCGCCGCCAGCCTGATCTCCTGGCACGCACTCGTCGCGCGCGCGGCGGGCCTTCCCACTGGTGTCGCCGGGCACTCGGTCGGCGAGGTCGCCGCCCTCGCCGCATCCGGTGTGATCGACGACGTCTCCGCTCTGCGCCTGGTCGGGGTGCGCGGACGCGCCATGGCCGATGCCGCAGCGCAGGCCGAGACGGGGATGAGCGCCGTCCTCGGCGGAGACGAGGAAGCCGTCCTCGCCCGCCTGGCCGAGCTGGACCTCACCCCGGCCAACTACAACGGCGGCGGCCAGATCGTCGCGGCCGGCGCCACCCGCGCGCTCGCCGAGCTCGCCGCAGAAGCCCCCCGGGGCACGCGCGTCGTTGCGCTGCAGGTCGCGGGCGCGTTCCACACGCGCTACATGCAGCCCGCCGTCGAGGCGCTCGCGGCTGCGGCGGCGGAACTCACCGCATCCGACCCGACCCTCACCCTCTGGACGAACAAGGACGGCTCCACGGTCACCGACGGCGCGAGAGCGCTGGAGCTGCTGGTAGGCCAGGTCGCGTCCCCGGTGCGCTGGGACCTCGACATGGCCGCCTTCGCAGAGGCGGGTGTCACCGGCCTCATCGAGTTCGCGCCCGCCGGCACCCTCACCGGTCTCGCCAAGCGCGGACTGCGCGGCGTACCCGCCGTCGCCGTCAAAACCCCGGACGACCTGGATGCGGCCGTCGCACTGCTCTCGGAGGAGAACGCATGA